From Candidatus Babeliales bacterium:
CTTGTGATTCGTCAGACGCTTTTTTTGCTGGCGTTTTTACTGCTTTTACAGCAAGACGCTTAACTTTTCTATCAGCCTTAGTAGCTAATACTTTAACACCTTTGTAAAAACCACAGTTTTTGCAAGCAGTGTGAGGAACGATTGGATCTTTGCAATTAAGGCAACCAGAGATTGCTTTT
This genomic window contains:
- the rpmF gene encoding 50S ribosomal protein L32, with translation MPVPKRKRSRARRDSRFANKGIKVKAISGCLNCKDPIVPHTACKNCGFYKGVKVLATKADRKVKRLAVKAVKTPAKKASDESQAE